One Methylocaldum marinum DNA window includes the following coding sequences:
- a CDS encoding phosphatase PAP2 family protein, whose protein sequence is MNHRFAAALRPLLGAAGSAVAREFRTLLLMLLATGGLWGFIELADEVAEGQTHDIDTAILLALRNPADPTDPLGPRWVEELFRDFTALGGVGVIVFITLASAGYLALQRKYRALLLLTIAVSGSLLINTALKLGFDRPRPDLVPHGAYVYTASFPSGHAMLATATYLTLGALLARVLPDRRTKLFVLTMAVVLCLLVGFSRVYLGVHWPSDVAAGWMVGTAWALLWWLVARWLQRERIVEETET, encoded by the coding sequence ATGAATCATCGATTCGCTGCCGCACTCCGGCCGCTCCTCGGTGCTGCCGGGTCCGCCGTAGCCCGCGAGTTTCGAACGCTCCTGCTGATGCTTTTGGCGACCGGCGGACTTTGGGGCTTCATCGAACTCGCCGACGAGGTCGCCGAGGGCCAGACCCATGACATCGACACCGCGATTCTTCTGGCCTTGCGGAATCCCGCGGATCCGACCGACCCGCTCGGCCCGAGGTGGGTCGAGGAACTGTTCCGCGATTTTACCGCCCTGGGCGGCGTCGGCGTGATCGTGTTCATCACCCTGGCTAGCGCCGGTTATCTCGCCCTACAGCGAAAATATCGAGCTCTGCTCCTGCTGACCATCGCCGTCTCCGGCAGCTTGCTCATCAACACGGCGCTCAAGCTCGGCTTCGACCGCCCCCGCCCTGATCTCGTGCCTCACGGCGCCTACGTCTACACCGCGAGCTTTCCCAGCGGCCACGCGATGCTGGCCACCGCCACGTATCTGACCCTGGGTGCCCTGCTCGCGCGAGTGCTGCCCGATCGGCGCACCAAGCTCTTCGTGCTGACCATGGCCGTCGTGCTCTGCCTGCTGGTCGGCTTCAGCCGTGTGTACCTGGGGGTGCATTGGCCGTCGGACGTCGCCGCAGGCTGGATGGTCGGAACCGCCTGGGCCTTGCTCTGGTGGCTGGTGGCCCGCTGGCTGCAAAGGGAGCGGATCGTAGAGGAAACGGAGACCTAA
- a CDS encoding AI-2E family transporter produces the protein MMDEETDGTRNGEGPLTKRTLIVAVVAVAVVALILAMWQVVQIILLVFASILFALFLRWLSGFVTRNTPLPMGWSLMVVTLALLGAGVLILVLYGPSIADGFYQLYRELPGALDRLRNDLGQYAWGPAVLDSLARVSGALTDPDQLSKIAGVFSTAIGAVGSLFIVFVLGLYFAADPRTYIDGTAHLFPEERRGRVWEAFNRLAQALRWWLIGRLAAMLAVGVMTGVGLAVMGVPFAFILGLVAAILDFIPNIGPLIAAVPAIMVGLSKSGWTALYVAILYLVIQALEGYLITPYIQQRVVSLPPAMLLIAQLVMGAGFGILGLLLAPALMVIAMVLVQMLYMRDVLGQTVDLPK, from the coding sequence ATGATGGATGAGGAAACCGACGGAACACGGAACGGCGAGGGACCGCTAACGAAGCGTACGCTGATCGTCGCGGTCGTTGCCGTCGCGGTGGTTGCGCTGATTTTGGCCATGTGGCAGGTCGTGCAAATCATCTTGCTGGTGTTCGCGAGCATTCTTTTCGCACTCTTCCTGCGCTGGCTTTCCGGATTCGTCACTCGGAATACGCCTTTGCCGATGGGCTGGTCTCTGATGGTGGTTACGCTGGCGTTGCTCGGTGCCGGCGTGCTGATTCTCGTACTGTACGGTCCCTCGATCGCCGACGGTTTCTATCAGTTATACCGGGAGTTGCCGGGTGCCCTGGACCGACTGCGGAATGATCTCGGACAGTATGCCTGGGGGCCCGCGGTTCTGGACTCGCTGGCCCGAGTCAGCGGGGCGCTGACCGATCCTGACCAGTTATCGAAAATCGCCGGGGTCTTTTCGACCGCCATCGGCGCCGTGGGCAGTCTTTTCATTGTATTCGTGCTGGGGCTTTATTTCGCGGCCGACCCCAGGACTTACATCGACGGTACCGCACACCTGTTTCCGGAAGAGCGCAGGGGACGCGTCTGGGAGGCGTTCAACCGGCTGGCGCAAGCTCTTCGCTGGTGGTTGATCGGGCGCCTCGCCGCCATGCTCGCGGTGGGAGTGATGACCGGCGTCGGCCTGGCGGTAATGGGCGTGCCTTTCGCCTTCATCCTGGGACTGGTGGCGGCTATTCTGGATTTCATCCCCAATATCGGGCCGCTTATCGCCGCCGTGCCGGCCATCATGGTGGGTCTTTCGAAAAGCGGCTGGACCGCGTTGTATGTGGCGATTCTGTATCTCGTGATACAAGCCCTGGAAGGCTATCTGATCACGCCTTACATCCAGCAACGAGTCGTCTCTCTCCCGCCGGCCATGCTGCTGATCGCGCAGCTCGTAATGGGGGCGGGTTTCGGCATCCTCGGGCTGCTGCTCGCCCCGGCGCTGATGGTCATTGCCATGGTGCTGGTGCAGATGCTGTACATGAGAGACGTGCTGGGGCAAACGGTGGATTTGCCCAAATAG
- a CDS encoding Do family serine endopeptidase produces the protein MERFGGSRAFCAVLLMMLAGCEQVPIPRLGQASAADYQPSEPAAGGGRGAEQIGRPTLAPMLEAVLPAVVNISTTSTVEEQDHSPLGERSSQPFFKFPAVPPDERQQQSLGSGVIVNAEKGLILTSHHVIADADRVTVTLQDGRDFEAKTVGVDTETDVAVIKIDANNLKALPFGDSQSLRVGDFVAAIGSPFGLSQTVTSGIVSAVGRSGLGIEGYEDFIQTDASINPGNSGGALVDLNGELVGISTAIVGPAGGNVGIGFAIPSRLAQSIMQQLVQYGEVQRGKLGVGVHDLTPDLAHALGLERGSGALIALVQPDSPAAKAGLRPGDVVTAIDGTPVTNGGSLRNTVGLLQVGSEIKLDILRNGEKRTVTARIAKMVGSVD, from the coding sequence ATGGAACGGTTTGGCGGAAGTCGCGCGTTTTGCGCCGTTCTGTTGATGATGTTGGCGGGATGCGAACAGGTTCCCATACCGAGGCTTGGACAAGCGTCGGCGGCGGACTACCAGCCGTCCGAGCCGGCTGCCGGCGGCGGGCGTGGCGCGGAACAAATAGGGCGGCCGACTTTGGCTCCGATGCTGGAAGCCGTATTGCCCGCCGTGGTCAATATTTCGACCACTTCCACGGTGGAAGAGCAGGATCATTCACCTCTCGGCGAACGGTCTTCCCAACCATTCTTCAAATTTCCGGCCGTGCCGCCCGACGAACGGCAACAGCAGAGTCTAGGCTCGGGTGTGATCGTGAATGCCGAAAAAGGCCTGATCCTCACCAGCCACCACGTCATTGCGGACGCCGATCGAGTGACCGTGACCCTGCAGGACGGCCGGGATTTCGAGGCCAAAACCGTGGGTGTCGACACCGAAACCGACGTGGCGGTCATCAAGATCGACGCGAATAATCTCAAGGCCCTGCCGTTCGGCGACTCGCAATCTTTGCGAGTTGGCGATTTCGTGGCGGCCATCGGCAGCCCTTTCGGTTTGAGTCAAACCGTGACTTCGGGGATCGTCAGCGCGGTAGGACGCTCCGGCCTGGGCATCGAGGGGTACGAAGACTTCATCCAGACCGATGCCTCGATCAATCCGGGCAATTCGGGAGGCGCCCTGGTCGACCTGAACGGCGAGCTGGTCGGGATCAGTACCGCCATCGTCGGCCCGGCCGGGGGCAATGTCGGCATCGGATTCGCGATTCCCAGCCGGCTCGCTCAGTCGATCATGCAGCAACTCGTCCAGTACGGCGAGGTTCAGCGCGGCAAACTCGGGGTCGGCGTCCATGATCTGACGCCGGATCTGGCACATGCCCTGGGTCTGGAACGGGGGAGCGGCGCCTTGATAGCCCTGGTCCAGCCGGATTCGCCCGCCGCCAAGGCCGGGCTCCGCCCCGGCGACGTAGTGACGGCCATCGACGGCACGCCCGTGACCAACGGCGGCAGTCTGCGAAACACGGTCGGGCTGCTTCAGGTCGGTTCCGAAATCAAGCTGGACATTCTGCGTAACGGCGAGAAACGGACGGTGACCGCGCGCATCGCGAAGATGGTTGGAAGCGTGGATTGA
- the coxB gene encoding cytochrome c oxidase subunit II, translated as MTAHRLSAPLLATLPPAAHAGLQSALHPHSPTASDIAAIAGLVFWGATVIFVLVMALTVYSISGSKRAGRLLGHRRAVLIGGLAFPVAVLSALLIYTLRVAGDIVTPAEPPAVRVEVVGEKFWWRVNYLTEAGHVDVATANEIHLPAGRLVEFRLRTADVIHSFWLPNLAGKVDMIPGRVTTLRIRPDRPGVWRGQCAEYCGAQHANMAFLVVVETPEDFEVWLAAQRRPARPPASRWENPR; from the coding sequence ATGACCGCCCATCGCCTTTCGGCTCCACTTCTGGCAACGCTGCCGCCGGCCGCACACGCTGGGCTTCAGTCCGCTCTCCATCCTCATTCGCCGACCGCATCCGACATCGCCGCCATTGCCGGGCTGGTGTTCTGGGGAGCCACGGTCATCTTCGTGCTGGTCATGGCGCTGACCGTTTATTCGATATCCGGATCGAAACGCGCCGGCCGTTTGCTGGGCCACCGCCGAGCGGTCCTTATCGGCGGCCTCGCGTTTCCCGTGGCTGTGCTGTCGGCGCTGTTGATCTATACGCTGAGAGTTGCCGGGGATATCGTCACGCCCGCGGAGCCGCCGGCGGTGCGCGTCGAAGTTGTCGGCGAGAAGTTTTGGTGGCGTGTGAATTACCTGACCGAGGCAGGCCATGTCGATGTCGCCACCGCCAACGAGATCCACCTTCCGGCCGGTCGGCTCGTGGAATTCAGATTGCGCACCGCCGACGTGATCCACAGCTTCTGGTTGCCCAACCTGGCCGGAAAAGTCGACATGATTCCAGGCCGCGTCACGACGCTGCGCATCCGCCCCGACCGCCCCGGCGTGTGGCGCGGGCAATGCGCCGAGTATTGCGGCGCCCAGCACGCCAACATGGCCTTTCTGGTGGTGGTCGAGACGCCGGAGGATTTCGAGGTTTGGCTCGCTGCCCAGCGTCGGCCTGCGCGTCCGCCGGCATCCCGTTGGGAAAATCCGAGATGA
- a CDS encoding c-type cytochrome gives MSPFRKFLIHAVITLVILGGLGIVGAAIVVVTGVYNVAAIYQHTRPVYEILDFALDRSVSARLDGIAAPPRDDPLLAERGFRIYRDKCVQCHGAPGVPPDDAGKGMLPLPNNLAQTAREKSAEYIYWVVANGIRMTGMPAWQFRLDEGDLWAVVAFVERLPAFSPREYEEWERKADGP, from the coding sequence ATGTCACCGTTCCGAAAGTTTCTGATCCACGCGGTCATAACCCTCGTCATCCTGGGGGGACTCGGAATAGTGGGCGCGGCCATCGTCGTGGTCACCGGCGTGTACAACGTCGCCGCCATCTACCAGCATACCCGGCCCGTTTACGAAATCCTGGATTTCGCGCTGGACCGGTCGGTCTCGGCCCGCCTCGACGGCATCGCCGCACCGCCACGGGACGATCCATTACTGGCCGAACGCGGTTTCCGCATCTACCGGGACAAGTGCGTGCAATGCCACGGCGCGCCGGGCGTGCCTCCCGACGATGCCGGCAAAGGCATGCTGCCCTTGCCCAACAACCTGGCACAAACGGCGCGCGAAAAATCGGCCGAATACATCTACTGGGTGGTGGCGAACGGAATCCGCATGACCGGCATGCCCGCCTGGCAATTCCGTCTCGACGAGGGCGATCTGTGGGCGGTGGTGGCTTTCGTCGAGAGGCTGCCGGCGTTTTCGCCCAGGGAGTACGAGGAATGGGAGCGCAAAGCCGACGGACCTTGA
- a CDS encoding efflux RND transporter permease subunit has translation MGGFTDLFIKRPVLASVISLVILMLGLRSILTLNVREYPETYSSVITISTPYFGADAELVRGFITTPLEQAIATAEGIDYLESTSVQGTSTIRARLLLNYDPNAAVAQIITKINQVRNRLPPGSEDPIVTVTPGEPTAAMYIAFYSEVLERNQVTDYLNRAVRPRLETLIGVQEAPVLGGQTVAMRVWLDPKRMAAFRVTSTDVRAALEANNFIAAVGSTKGPMLSISLDAATNLHSVEEFERLVVREDNGALIRLRDVADVSLGAESYNTSVYFDGVPGVFIAVEAAPTANTLDVAASVREVFPDIQRQLPAGIRGVIVYDSTDFIRDSMREVLVSLAEALTIVTGVIYLFLGSARAALVPAVAMPLSLVGSLFLILVMGFTLNLLTLLALILAIGMVVDDGIVIVENVHRHMEEGKSRFEATLESGRELAAPIVAMNIVVVAVYAPIGFMTGLTGNLFTEFAFTVVGATLISGVVGLTLSFMLCSKLLRRETGKRGLSRRVDAGFGWVAERYGRLLHATLEQRGLVLLFGGVVLVACFFLYTAAEDELAPTEDQGFLIVQATADPNVSIDYLERWTGRVGEIIQGFDATDHSFVINGVAPGGGGVGSAYQAFAGMSMKDWDAREQSQFDIMPELQDRVNGVAGLQSAVFPPPALPGAGGGTPLQWVIGTTEETEALSDAVQRLLDRARQSGKFDFIETDLHYDRLQVQVEIDRGKAADLGIDMQQLGGDLSSLLSEGYVNYFSVRDRSYRVIPQVERVHRLRPEQLENYYLRARNGTLIPASTIVHLTQTVQPRELVRFNQLNAATLSGVPAPGVTLGEAVDFLRTAAAEILPGEYVTDWKGQSRQYVQESAELVTAFFLSVILIYLVLGAQFESFRDPAIMLVSVPMSLAGALLFMALGVVTVNIYTQVGLLTLIGSIIRHGILLVEFANEVQRREGLDRRRAMETAAAIRLRPILMTTIATLVGMIPLWFASGPGAESRFAIGFVLGAGMAIGTLFTLFVVPAYYTVIASERVGSGERG, from the coding sequence ATGGGCGGCTTCACCGATCTCTTCATCAAGCGGCCGGTACTGGCCTCGGTGATCAGCCTGGTGATTCTGATGCTGGGATTGCGGTCGATTCTAACCCTCAATGTCCGCGAGTATCCCGAGACCTACTCCTCGGTCATCACCATTTCGACTCCTTATTTCGGTGCCGACGCGGAACTCGTCCGAGGATTCATCACCACGCCCCTGGAACAGGCCATCGCCACCGCCGAGGGCATCGACTATCTCGAATCGACCAGCGTCCAGGGTACCAGTACCATCCGGGCGAGGCTTTTGCTCAATTACGATCCCAACGCCGCGGTCGCCCAGATCATCACCAAGATCAACCAGGTGCGGAACCGGTTGCCGCCGGGCAGCGAGGATCCGATCGTTACCGTCACTCCGGGCGAGCCGACCGCCGCCATGTACATCGCCTTTTACAGCGAGGTGCTGGAGCGCAACCAGGTAACCGATTATCTCAACCGCGCCGTTCGGCCGCGCCTGGAAACCCTGATCGGCGTGCAGGAGGCGCCGGTCCTGGGCGGGCAGACGGTGGCCATGCGCGTGTGGCTGGACCCGAAGCGCATGGCGGCGTTCCGGGTCACGTCGACCGACGTCCGCGCGGCGCTCGAGGCCAACAACTTCATCGCCGCGGTGGGGTCGACCAAGGGACCGATGCTCTCCATCTCGCTGGATGCCGCGACCAATCTGCACTCGGTGGAGGAGTTCGAGCGGCTGGTGGTGCGGGAGGACAACGGCGCGCTGATTCGGTTGCGGGACGTGGCGGACGTGTCCCTGGGCGCGGAGTCCTACAACACCTCGGTGTATTTCGACGGCGTTCCGGGGGTGTTCATCGCCGTGGAGGCCGCGCCCACGGCCAATACCCTGGATGTCGCGGCGAGCGTGCGGGAAGTCTTTCCCGATATTCAGCGGCAATTGCCCGCGGGCATCCGGGGCGTCATCGTTTACGACAGCACCGACTTCATCCGCGACTCGATGCGTGAGGTGCTGGTTTCACTGGCCGAGGCGCTGACCATCGTGACCGGCGTCATCTATCTGTTCCTGGGGTCGGCCCGCGCCGCGCTGGTGCCCGCCGTGGCCATGCCGCTGTCGCTGGTGGGCTCGCTGTTCCTGATCCTGGTCATGGGATTCACCCTCAATCTCCTGACCCTCTTGGCGCTGATCCTCGCCATCGGCATGGTGGTCGACGACGGCATCGTCATCGTGGAGAACGTCCACCGCCACATGGAGGAGGGCAAGAGCAGGTTCGAGGCCACCCTCGAAAGCGGGCGCGAACTTGCGGCGCCCATCGTCGCCATGAACATCGTGGTGGTGGCGGTGTATGCGCCCATCGGCTTCATGACGGGGCTCACCGGAAATCTCTTCACCGAGTTCGCCTTCACGGTGGTCGGGGCGACGCTGATCTCGGGCGTCGTCGGCCTGACCCTGTCGTTCATGCTGTGCTCCAAGCTGCTCAGGCGGGAAACCGGGAAACGCGGGCTCAGCCGCCGGGTGGACGCAGGCTTCGGATGGGTGGCCGAGCGTTATGGCCGTCTCCTCCACGCCACCCTGGAGCAGCGCGGGCTGGTGCTGCTGTTCGGAGGCGTCGTGCTGGTCGCCTGCTTTTTTCTCTATACCGCCGCCGAGGACGAGCTCGCGCCGACGGAAGACCAAGGCTTTCTCATCGTGCAGGCCACCGCCGATCCCAACGTTTCCATTGATTACCTGGAACGCTGGACCGGCCGGGTCGGCGAGATCATTCAAGGTTTCGACGCCACCGACCATTCGTTCGTCATCAACGGCGTGGCGCCGGGCGGAGGCGGCGTGGGCAGCGCCTATCAGGCCTTCGCCGGCATGTCGATGAAGGACTGGGACGCGCGGGAGCAGAGCCAGTTCGACATCATGCCCGAATTGCAGGATCGGGTGAACGGCGTCGCCGGCCTGCAGAGCGCGGTGTTCCCGCCGCCCGCGCTGCCGGGCGCGGGCGGCGGAACCCCGCTGCAGTGGGTCATCGGCACCACCGAGGAAACCGAGGCGCTTTCCGATGCGGTGCAGCGGCTGCTGGATCGGGCGCGCCAAAGCGGCAAATTCGACTTCATCGAAACCGATCTCCATTACGACCGGCTCCAGGTGCAAGTGGAGATCGATCGCGGCAAAGCGGCCGATCTCGGCATCGACATGCAGCAATTGGGCGGCGACCTTTCCTCCTTGCTGAGCGAAGGCTATGTCAATTATTTCAGCGTCCGCGACCGCAGCTATCGGGTCATTCCCCAGGTAGAGCGCGTCCATCGGCTTCGCCCCGAACAGCTCGAAAACTATTATCTCCGCGCCCGGAACGGCACCCTGATTCCCGCTTCGACCATTGTCCACCTGACGCAAACGGTCCAGCCCCGAGAGTTGGTTCGGTTCAACCAGCTCAATGCGGCGACCTTGTCCGGGGTTCCGGCGCCGGGGGTGACGCTCGGCGAGGCGGTGGATTTTCTGAGGACGGCCGCAGCCGAAATCTTGCCCGGCGAATACGTCACCGACTGGAAAGGACAATCGCGCCAGTACGTGCAGGAAAGCGCGGAACTGGTCACCGCGTTTTTTCTGTCGGTGATCCTGATCTATCTGGTCCTGGGCGCGCAGTTCGAAAGTTTCCGCGATCCCGCCATCATGCTGGTGAGCGTGCCCATGTCGCTGGCCGGGGCGCTGCTGTTCATGGCGCTGGGAGTAGTCACCGTCAACATCTACACCCAGGTGGGCCTTTTGACCCTGATCGGTTCCATCATCCGCCATGGCATTCTCCTGGTGGAATTCGCCAACGAAGTCCAGAGGCGCGAGGGGCTGGACCGCCGCCGGGCGATGGAAACCGCGGCGGCGATCCGGCTTCGCCCGATCCTGATGACCACGATCGCGACCCTGGTCGGCATGATCCCGCTCTGGTTCGCCTCGGGGCCCGGCGCCGAAAGCCGCTTCGCCATCGGTTTCGTGCTGGGCGCCGGCATGGCGATCGGCACGTTGTTCACGCTGTTCGTGGTGCCGGCTTATTACACCGTCATTGCCAGCGAGCGGGTCGGCTCGGGAGAGCGCGGTTAA
- a CDS encoding c-type cytochrome, which translates to MGAQSRRTLINNMKASGTLIALVLLGACDRSGAPSPVSGGDPARGRIAFQQYACTTCHIIPGIVGAKGLAGPPLTDWANRVYIAGVLPNTPDDLVLWLQDPERISPGTAMPDLGVTERDAWDMAAYLFSLK; encoded by the coding sequence ATGGGAGCGCAAAGCCGACGGACCTTGATTAACAATATGAAGGCGAGCGGAACCTTGATCGCCTTGGTGTTGCTGGGGGCATGCGATCGCTCCGGTGCACCTTCGCCGGTCTCGGGTGGCGATCCAGCCCGAGGACGGATCGCTTTTCAGCAGTACGCCTGCACGACTTGTCACATCATTCCCGGCATCGTCGGAGCCAAAGGCTTGGCGGGTCCGCCGCTGACCGACTGGGCCAATCGCGTTTACATCGCAGGGGTCCTACCCAACACACCGGACGACCTGGTGCTGTGGCTGCAGGATCCGGAGCGGATATCGCCAGGCACGGCCATGCCCGATTTGGGCGTGACCGAGCGCGACGCATGGGACATGGCTGCGTATCTTTTCAGCCTGAAATGA
- a CDS encoding efflux RND transporter periplasmic adaptor subunit, giving the protein MSRSTARKTASALAARFRQRTTLVVLAVLALVGYWLWPRIAGVRGSAEPPEIPPVTVTAAHAEAEVWRTELDTIGNLVAVHGVQVTTEVAGMAETIGFESGAEVEQGAPLVRFNTDIDRARLERLEAEAEQARRDLVRIRELGQRRFASESEREQAATRVETLEAQVREQRVLIGKKRIEAPFAGILGLRYINLGQYLEPGQAVVDLQSIVPIYTDFTLPSRHYGVIGPGLPVRVRVDAYPDQVFEGEISAVSPQIDRGTHNFSVRATLPNSDRLLRPGMFADVIVTLPDEHRVVTVPNTAISYSPYGDVAFLIREENPAGEAAPAPPSDNRVEPAVSSSETRDARVYRVERVFVTTGERRGLKVEIRKGIAPGDRVVTSGQLKLGDGARVLISDREVLPDIDPIPEEP; this is encoded by the coding sequence ATGTCGCGAAGTACGGCGCGGAAAACGGCCAGCGCGCTAGCCGCGCGGTTTCGGCAACGGACGACCCTGGTCGTTCTGGCCGTCTTGGCGTTGGTCGGTTATTGGCTTTGGCCGCGAATTGCCGGTGTACGGGGTTCCGCGGAGCCGCCGGAGATTCCTCCCGTCACCGTGACGGCAGCCCATGCCGAGGCGGAGGTCTGGCGGACCGAACTGGACACCATCGGCAACCTCGTCGCCGTGCACGGGGTACAAGTGACCACCGAAGTCGCGGGCATGGCGGAAACCATCGGCTTCGAATCGGGCGCCGAAGTGGAGCAGGGGGCGCCCCTGGTGCGATTCAATACCGATATCGACCGGGCTCGGCTGGAGCGCCTGGAGGCGGAGGCCGAACAGGCGCGCCGCGATCTGGTGCGAATCCGTGAGCTGGGGCAGCGGCGCTTCGCGTCGGAGTCCGAGCGGGAGCAGGCGGCCACCCGGGTGGAAACACTGGAAGCCCAGGTCCGGGAGCAGCGTGTGCTGATCGGCAAGAAGCGAATCGAGGCGCCGTTCGCCGGTATTCTCGGACTCCGCTACATCAATCTCGGGCAATATCTGGAACCCGGCCAGGCCGTGGTCGATTTGCAATCGATCGTCCCCATCTACACGGATTTCACCCTGCCCAGCCGCCATTACGGCGTTATCGGACCCGGTCTGCCCGTCCGGGTGCGGGTCGACGCCTACCCCGATCAGGTTTTCGAAGGCGAAATCAGCGCGGTCAGTCCGCAGATCGACCGGGGAACCCATAATTTCAGCGTGCGCGCCACGCTACCCAATTCGGATCGCCTGCTTCGGCCGGGCATGTTCGCCGACGTCATCGTGACGCTTCCCGACGAACACCGGGTGGTGACGGTTCCGAATACGGCGATCAGCTACAGTCCTTACGGCGATGTCGCCTTCTTGATCCGGGAAGAGAATCCGGCGGGCGAGGCCGCTCCCGCGCCGCCTAGCGACAATCGCGTCGAACCGGCCGTGTCTTCTTCCGAAACCCGGGACGCGCGCGTTTATCGCGTAGAGCGAGTTTTCGTCACCACCGGCGAGCGGCGCGGGCTAAAGGTGGAAATTCGAAAGGGTATCGCGCCCGGCGACCGGGTGGTCACCTCGGGCCAGCTCAAGCTCGGCGACGGGGCGCGGGTGCTCATCTCGGACCGGGAGGTACTGCCGGACATCGATCCGATCCCGGAAGAACCGTAA
- a CDS encoding small membrane protein YohP, whose amino-acid sequence MGSILRFLGSAIGIIFLIGLLVVIGILMLIF is encoded by the coding sequence ATGGGCAGTATCTTACGGTTTCTGGGCAGTGCCATCGGCATCATCTTTCTAATCGGCTTATTGGTCGTGATAGGGATTCTCATGCTGATATTTTGA